In Miscanthus floridulus cultivar M001 chromosome 5, ASM1932011v1, whole genome shotgun sequence, one genomic interval encodes:
- the LOC136454293 gene encoding probable L-type lectin-domain containing receptor kinase S.5 — MTGQRRLAYRNLEKMIDAHGPVRFKLRELSTATANFSPARKLGHGGFGTVYLGYLQRMTMNIEVVVKRVSTTGNSNQGEQEFLAEVNTISKLSHRDLVKLIGWCHERGELLLVYEYFPMGSLDRHLYAGERSTGAFTPATTAAASPELTWDRRYKIICGVASALVYLHHGSSRRILHRDVKASNVMLDEEYNARLGDLGLARVIERDGVTHHSTKQAWPAPPHRQQQQPMYIVDWTWRLYGEGRAIHAADDAVLHNGAELDPPQVERAVRLALACSYPNPRERPSMRTAVQVLIGGAKAPEPPFHKPAFGKAPFGTDPDGSGSHL, encoded by the exons ATGACAGGACAGCGAAGGCTAGCCTACCGCAACCTGGAGAAGATGATCGACGCACATGGTCCGGTCAGATTCAAGCTCAGGGAGCTCAGCACTGCAACTGCCAACTTCAGTCCTGCTCGtaagcttggccatggcggcttcGGCACAGTTTACCTTGGCTACCTTCAAAGGATGACGATGAACATAGAGGTGGTCGTGAAGCGGGTGTCGACGACCGGGAACTCCAACCAAGGGGAGCAGGAGTTCCTGGCGGAGGTGAACACGATCAGCAAGCTCTCGCACCGCGACCTCGTGAAGCTCATCGGGTGGTGCCACgagaggggcgagctgctcctCGTGTACGAGTACTTCCCCATGGGCAGCCTGGACAGGCACCTGTATGCCGGCGAACGAAGCACCGGCGCCTTCACCCCGGCCACAACCGCCGCCGCCAGTCCGGAGCTTACCTGGGACCGGCGGTACAAGATCATCTGCGGCGTGGCGTCCGCGCTGGTGTACCTGCACCACGGGAGCAGCAGGCGGATCCTCCACCGGGACGTGAAGGCCAGCAACGTGATGCTGGACGAGGAGTACAACGCGCGGCTGGGCGACTTAGGCCTCGCCCGCGTCATCGAGCGGGACGGCGTGACGCACCACTCCacgaag CAGGCGTGGCCGGCACCGCCGcaccggcagcagcagcagcccatgtACATCGTGGACTGGACCTGGAGGCTCTACGGCGAGGGCAGAGCGATACACGCTGCCGACGACGCAGTGCTGCACAACGGCGCCGAGCTTGACCCGCCGCAGGTGGAGCGCGCGGTGAGGCTGGCGTTGGCGTGCTCCTATCCGAACCCGAGAGAAAGGCCGTCCATGAGGACGGCGGTGCAGGTGCTGATCGGCGGAGCTAAGGCGCCAGAGCCACCGTTCCACAAGCCCGCGTTT
- the LOC136454292 gene encoding probable L-type lectin-domain containing receptor kinase S.5 has product MASSTSFKSFVLRVSAALIFLGSLTCSCFEFSYPTFDTANQADFSFSPGSGMANGSLQITPSSGNISGRSGRVCYARETLNLWNSEMATPASFFTEFVLNIQPQNGTVGEGMAFILTNNPALPSDSSGQW; this is encoded by the coding sequence ATGGCATCCAGTACCAGCTTCAAGAGCTTTGTTCTGCGAGTTTCTGCAGCTCTTATCTTCCTAGGAAGCCTCACCTGCAGTTGCTTCGAATTCAGCTACCCAACCTTCGACACAGCCAACCAGGCTGATTTCAGCTTCAGCCCAGGCTCAGGAATGGCAAATGGATCCCTGCAGATCACGCCGAGCAGCGGAAACATCAGCGGCCGATCAGGAAGGGTCTGCTACGCGAGGGAGACCCTCAACCTCTGGAACAGCGAGATGGCAACGCCGGCGTCGTTCTTCACCGAGTTCGTGCTCAACATCCAGCCACAGAATGGGACTGTTGGGGAAGGTATGGCTTTCATACTCACAAATAACCCGGCACTTCCCAGCGACAGCAGCGGGCAGtggtga
- the LOC136451597 gene encoding uncharacterized protein yields MKLLVDIKAQRVVFAEAGKEVVDFLFSLLALPLSAVTKLLATSGTRAQPLDHQRFTAAAEKLPTTTTTCAMVGSVGNLYHSLESLDAGGHVCCRDAAKDALLKPATILQLTPAASAPAEAPPNTDGGQLFRCKGCSCSPRCYDYATRVSGTPCPVCKRKMTTEVQFVEPDGGAAANAGSGSSGGYVRDTVTYTVLDDLSVAPISTITAVTALVSLGVTDISGLQAKDVEIGYKESQMVLTDVFLGSNSKQSAA; encoded by the exons ATGAAGCTCCTGGTGGACATCAAGGCGCAGCGGGTCGTGTTCGCCGAGGCGGGCAAGGAGGTCGTCGATTTCTTGTTCTCCCTGCTCGCCCTCCCCCTCTCCGCGGTGACAAAGCTCCTGGCCACGAGCGGCACCAGGGCCCAACCGCTCGACCATCAACGGTTCACCGCTGCGGCCGAGAAGCtcccaacgacgacgacgacgtgcgcCATGGTCGGCTCGGTCGGCAACCTCTACCACAGCTTGGAGAGCCTGGACGCCGGCGGCCACGTCTGCTGCCGCGACGCCGCCAAAGACGCGCTGCTCAAGCCCGCCACAATCCTCCAGCTGACGCCCGCGGCGTCGGCTCCGGCGGAGGCGCCGCCAAACACGGACGGCGGCCAGCTGTTCAGGTGCAAGGGCTGCAGCTGCTCCCCGAGGTGCTATGACTACGCCACCAGGGTCAGCGGCACGCCGTGCCCCGTGTGCAAGCGCAAGATGACCACGGAGGTGCAGTTCGTGGAGCCCGATGGCGGCGCGGCGGCGAACGCGGGAAGCGGAAGCAGCGGCGGGTACGTGCGAGATACAGTGACGTACACCGTGTTGGACGACCTCTCCGTGGCGCccatctccaccatcaccgcTGTCACCGCCCTCGTCTCCCTCGGCGTCACCGACATCAGCGGGCTGCAGGCCAAGGACGTGGAGATCGGTTACAAAGAG TCCCAGATGGTGCTCACCGATGTCTTCCTAGGCTCCAATTCAAAACAGAGTGCTGCTTAA